Proteins co-encoded in one Arachis hypogaea cultivar Tifrunner chromosome 11, arahy.Tifrunner.gnm2.J5K5, whole genome shotgun sequence genomic window:
- the LOC112723484 gene encoding uncharacterized protein, translated as MAAASPSSPPSNAAATIPPLPPSSAVHDGPPSASSAIDFLSICHRLKTTKRTGWVRRNVENPESIADHMHRMGLMALIASDVPGVDRNKCVKMAIVHDIAEAIVGDICPEDGISKEEKSRREQDALDHMCNVLGGGSRAKEVADLWMEYEANSSPEAKFVKDLDKVEMILQALEYENEQGKDLDEFFQSTAGKFQTETGKAWASEIVSRRRKNN; from the exons ATGGCCGCTGCATCTCCATCCTCCCCTCCGTCAAACGCCGCCGCCACTATTCCTCCTCTACCTCCTTCTTCGGCGGTTCACGACGGACCTCCTTCCGCTTCTTCTGCAATCGATTTCCTCTCCATATGTCACCGCCTCAAG ACAACAAAAAGGACGGGATGGGTTCGAAGAAATGTTGAGAATCCAGAATCTATTGCTGATCATATGCATCGAATGGGTTTGATGGCTCTCATTGCATCAGATGTCCCCGGTGTAGACAGAAACAA GTGCGTGAAAATGGCTATTGTTCATGACATTGCAGAAG CTATTGTTGGGGATATATGCCCTGAGGATGGAATTTCAAAGGAAGAAAAGAGTCGGCGGGAACAAGATGCACTGGACCATATGTGTAATGTTCTTGGAGGAGGATCTAGAG CAAAGGAAGTAGCTGATTTGTGGATGGAGTATGAAGCAAATTCTTCTCCAGAAGCAAAATTTGTCAAGGACCTTGACAAG GTGGAGATGATACTTCAAGCTTTGGAATATGAAAATG AGCAGGGGAAGGATTTGGATGAATTTTTCCAGTCAACTGCTG GGAAGTTCCAAACTGAAACAGGCAAAGCTTGGGCGTCCGAGATCGtgtcaagaagaaggaagaataaCTAA
- the LOC112723482 gene encoding UDP-glucuronate 4-epimerase 1 translates to MPSLEEELFPSTPGKFKGDRAHNMNRQVYRCFASTSTMFLWALFLIALTASYLSFQGFVDSGSRYLSASWGGINWEKQLRSSAQIQRHGGFSVLVTGAAGFVGSHVSIALKRRGDGVVGLDNFNDYYDPSLKRARKSLLETHGVFIVEGDVNDAKLLAKLFDVVAFSHVMHLAAQAGVRYAMVNPHSYVHSNIAGLVTLLEACKNADPQPAIVWASSSSVYGLNDKVPFSEADRTDQPASLYAATKKAGEEITHSYNHIYGLSITGLRFFTVYGPWGRPDMAYFSFTRNILQGKSITVYRGKNRVDLARDFTYIDDIVKGCLGSLDTAGKSTGSGGKKRGPAPYRIFNLGNTSPVTVPTLVSILERHLKVKAKRNIVDMPGNGDVPFTHANISSARREFGYKPTTDLQTGLKKFVKWYLSYYGYNHGKPVNY, encoded by the coding sequence atgcCGTCATTGGAGGAGGAGCTGTTCCCGTCGACCCCAGGGAAGTTCAAGGGGGATAGAGCGCACAACATGAACCGCCAGGTCTACCGTTGCTTCGCCTCCACAAGCACCATGTTCCTCTGGGCTTTGTTCCTCATCGCCCTCACCGCATCCTACCTCAGCTTCCAGGGCTTCGTCGACTCCGGCAGCCGCTACCTCTCCGCCTCCTGGGGCGGCATCAACTGGGAGAAGCAGCTCCGCTCCTCCGCCCAGATCCAACGCCACGGCGGCTTCTCCGTCCTCGTCACCGGCGCCGCCGGCTTCGTAGGCTCTCACGTCTCCATAGCCCTCAAGCGCCGCGGCGACGGCGTCGTTGGCCTAGACAACTTCAACGACTATTACGACCCTTCCTTGAAACGCGCACGCAAGTCCCTCCTCGAAACACATGGCGTCTTCATCGTCGAAGGTGACGTCAACGACGCCAAGCTCCTCGCCAAGCTCTTCGATGTCGTCGCTTTCAGCCACGTCATGCACCTCGCCGCCCAAGCCGGCGTCAGGTACGCGATGGTGAACCCTCATTCCTACGTCCACAGCAACATCGCCGGCCTCGTCACGCTCCTCGAGGCTTGCAAGAACGCTGACCCTCAGCCCGCCATCGTTTGGGCCTCGTCAAGCTCCGTCTACGGGCTCAACGACAAGGTCCCATTCTCCGAAGCTGATCGGACCGACCAGCCCGCCAGCCTCTACGCCGCGACAAAGAAAGCCGGCGAGGAGATCACGCACAGTTACAATCACATCTACGGGCTTTCCATCACGGGCTTGAGGTTTTTCACTGTCTATGGGCCCTGGGGGAGGCCCGACATGGCTTACTTCTCTTTCACCAGGAATATTCTCCAGGGGAAGTCAATTACGGTTTATCGGGGCAAAAATCGGGTCGATTTGGCCCGTGATTTTACCTACATTGATGATATAGTGAAGGGATGTCTCGGGTCACTGGATACCGCGGGCAAGAGTACCGGGTCGGGTGGGAAGAAGCGAGGGCCCGCTCCTTATCGGATCTTTAATTTGGGTAACACTTCGCCCGTGACCGTTCCAACTTTGGTGAGTATATTGGAGCGTCACTTGAAGGTTAAGGCCAAGAGGAATATTGTGGATATGCCTGGAAACGGCGACGTTCCGTTCACTCACGCCAATATTAGTTCGGCCCGGAGGGAATTCGGGTACAAACCCACCACCGATTTGCAAACCGGGTTGAAGAAGTTCGTTAAGTGGTACCTCTCTTACTACGGCTACAATCACGGCAAGCctgtaaattattaa
- the LOC112723485 gene encoding uncharacterized protein yields the protein MANTKALGLVALLLAVNIIASESRVERKDLGLDLGGIGVGIGAGIGIGLGGGGGAGSGAGAGSGSGSGSSSSSGSASSSGSGSGSGSGAGSEAGSYAGSRAGSRAGSGSSGAGSEAGSYAGSHAGSGSYGGGNGK from the coding sequence ATGGCTAATACGAAGGCTTTAGGTCTTGTTGCTTTGCTTCTTGCCGTTAATATTATAGCCTCCGAAAGCCGAGTGGAAAGAAAGGACCTAGGGTTGGACCTTGGTGGCATAGGAGTTGGGATTGGTGCAGGCATAGGAATTGGCCTTGGTGGTGGAGGTGGTGCAGGTTCGGGTGCCGGTGCAGGATCTGGTTCTGGCTCGGGATCTAGCTCGAGCTCAGGTTCTGCTTCTTCTTCGGGATCGGGCTCGGGATCTGGCTCCGGAGCTGGCTCTGAAGCTGGCTCCTATGCAGGATCCCGAGCTGGATCTAGAGCCGGGTCAGGCTCCTCCGGAGCAGGTTCGGAAGCAGGTTCATATGCAGGGTCCCATGCTGGCtcaggatcatatggtggtggtaACGGAAAGTAA
- the LOC112723486 gene encoding uncharacterized protein: MGCSSSGSCILLGLLLLMSAMVSESRVARKDLGLDLGGIGLGVGAGLGLGLGGGSGSGAGAGAGSGSASGSSSSSSSSSSSSSSGGGGGGAGSEAGSYAGSYAGSRAGSGRRGGGRGGGGGGGGGGGGGGSGGGRGGGSGSGYGGGYGGGYGEGGGD, encoded by the coding sequence ATGGGTTGCTCATCATCCGGGTCATGTATTCTACTTGGGCTGCTACTTCTGATGTCAGCAATGGTGTCAGAAAGTAGAGTGGCAAGGAAGGACTTGGGTCTAGACCTTGGTGGGATAGGACTTGGAGTTGGAGCTGGATTAGGCCTTGGCCTTGGAGGTGGTAGTGGCTCTGGAGCTGGAGCTGGAGCTGGATCAGGCTCTGCCTCTGGTTCTAGCTCTTCTTCAagctcatcatcttcttcttctagctcaggtggtggtggtggaggagcggGCTCTGAGGCAGGTTCTTATGCTGGCTCATATGCAGGATCCAGGGCTGGATCAGGAAGACGAGGAGGCGGCCGTGGCGGAGGCGGAGGTGGAGGAGGTGGCGGCGGCGGAGGCGGCAGCGGTGGTGGTAGAGGCGGTGGGTCTGGCTCAGGCTATGGTGGAGGTTATGGAGGGGGTTATGGCGAGGGTGGTGGTGATTAA